One stretch of Saccharopolyspora erythraea DNA includes these proteins:
- a CDS encoding methyltransferase, translating to MPHDAAAELARLVDLATPFAIRTAVALRLPELVEAGTTGLAELAAASECDEDSLARLLRHLVAVGLFDETAPGTYGLTSLSRELLGEDQRWQRGWLEIDGPGAKMDLAYTGMLHSVRTGESAYGRVHGVDFWADYQRDERLRLFFGAIMAAHAWQTGPAVAAEYDWSGARRVLDVGGGTGALLADVLLKHSHLTGAVLDLPPVRPEAEQALADAGLSGRAEFVGGSFFDPLPTGYDVLLVSRVLTDWNDEDAAKILRRCGEAAGPQGRVLIVEVLAGEEHAKNNSSFDLQSLTLLGGRERTVTGFHGLAAAAGLPVHATHRLPGGLVVVECAG from the coding sequence ATGCCGCACGACGCCGCCGCTGAGCTCGCCCGTCTCGTGGACCTGGCAACCCCGTTCGCGATCCGCACCGCGGTCGCCCTGCGGCTGCCCGAGCTGGTCGAGGCGGGCACCACCGGCCTGGCGGAGCTGGCCGCGGCGAGCGAATGCGACGAGGACTCGCTGGCGCGGCTGCTGCGGCACCTGGTCGCCGTCGGCCTGTTCGACGAAACCGCGCCGGGGACCTACGGGCTCACCTCGCTCTCGCGCGAGCTGCTCGGCGAGGACCAGCGCTGGCAGCGCGGCTGGCTCGAGATCGACGGTCCGGGCGCGAAGATGGACCTCGCCTACACCGGGATGCTGCATTCGGTGCGCACCGGCGAATCCGCCTACGGCCGGGTGCACGGCGTCGACTTCTGGGCCGACTACCAGCGCGACGAGCGGCTGCGGCTGTTCTTCGGCGCGATCATGGCCGCGCACGCCTGGCAGACCGGCCCGGCCGTGGCCGCGGAGTACGACTGGTCCGGGGCCCGGCGGGTGCTCGACGTCGGCGGCGGGACCGGGGCGCTGCTCGCGGACGTGCTGCTCAAGCACTCGCACCTGACCGGCGCCGTGCTGGACCTGCCGCCGGTGCGTCCGGAGGCCGAGCAGGCGTTGGCCGACGCGGGGCTCTCCGGACGCGCGGAGTTCGTCGGCGGCAGCTTCTTCGACCCGCTGCCCACCGGCTACGACGTGCTGCTGGTCTCGCGGGTTCTGACCGACTGGAACGACGAGGACGCCGCGAAGATCCTGCGCCGCTGCGGCGAGGCCGCCGGGCCGCAGGGGCGGGTCCTGATCGTCGAAGTGCTCGCGGGCGAGGAGCACGCGAAGAACAACTCCTCGTTCGACCTCCAGTCGCTCACGCTGCTGGGCGGCCGCGAGCGCACCGTCACCGGCTTTCACGGGCTGGCCGCGGCCGCCGGTCTGCCGGTGCACGCCACGCACCGCCTTCCGGGCGGGTTGGTCGTGGTGGAGTGCGCGGGCTGA
- a CDS encoding FAD-dependent oxidoreductase, with amino-acid sequence MTYDVVVCGAGVAGLAAACALGRLGRRVLLLDKQERVRPVAKGEVFQPGALAILHEWGVAPRLEAAGALRLEKLVARDAGGGARMVLDYARLPARNNWLLAHDYPVILEALAKSLPDTVELRRGELVTGLVSAGGRVTGVRLADDVVEAALVVAADGMSSRLRREAGIEVRRDEYPHRLVALELHDAPEVDPDFSAYVTPSGLRLRYPLPDGRIRLYAQAGANELRGLDADGLDRWVGDLVRETPALAPLEASIRANLTGRQVLPVSRFLAPTLSAPGLALAGESGHAVHPMAAQGMNSAIADAHELATVLRQGGSLAPAAVDHALARYSAARRENLAHIGRTSHNAARMITDLSRVGRFAGRRALRGTGGNDRIRYTVMHTMSGLGVHPLTPLDRLHQLGVLPDPRARRLPSWA; translated from the coding sequence ATGACCTACGACGTCGTGGTGTGCGGCGCCGGCGTCGCCGGGCTGGCGGCCGCGTGCGCACTGGGACGACTGGGCAGGCGCGTGCTGCTGCTGGACAAGCAGGAGCGGGTCCGGCCGGTCGCCAAGGGCGAGGTCTTCCAGCCGGGAGCGCTGGCGATCCTGCACGAGTGGGGCGTCGCGCCGCGGCTGGAGGCGGCCGGGGCGCTGCGGCTGGAGAAGCTGGTCGCACGCGACGCCGGCGGCGGCGCGCGGATGGTTCTCGACTACGCGCGCCTGCCCGCGCGGAACAACTGGCTGCTCGCCCACGACTACCCGGTGATCCTCGAGGCGCTGGCGAAGTCCCTGCCCGACACCGTCGAGCTCCGACGGGGGGAACTGGTGACGGGCCTGGTTTCCGCCGGCGGCCGGGTCACCGGCGTCCGGCTGGCCGACGACGTCGTCGAGGCGGCGCTCGTGGTCGCCGCCGACGGCATGTCGTCCCGCCTGCGCCGCGAGGCCGGCATCGAGGTCCGCCGCGACGAGTACCCGCACCGGCTGGTCGCGCTGGAGCTGCACGACGCACCGGAGGTCGACCCGGACTTCTCCGCCTACGTCACCCCGAGCGGGCTGCGGCTGCGCTACCCGTTGCCGGACGGCCGGATCCGGCTCTACGCGCAGGCCGGCGCGAACGAGTTGCGCGGGCTGGACGCCGACGGCCTGGACCGCTGGGTCGGCGACCTGGTCCGGGAGACTCCCGCGCTCGCACCGCTGGAGGCGTCGATACGCGCGAACCTCACCGGAAGGCAGGTGCTACCGGTGTCCCGGTTCCTCGCGCCGACGCTCTCCGCACCGGGCCTGGCGCTGGCCGGCGAGAGCGGGCACGCCGTGCACCCGATGGCCGCGCAGGGCATGAACAGCGCCATCGCCGACGCCCACGAGCTCGCCACCGTGCTGCGGCAGGGCGGTTCGCTCGCCCCGGCCGCCGTCGACCACGCGCTGGCGCGGTATTCGGCCGCGCGCCGGGAGAACCTGGCCCACATCGGCCGGACGAGCCACAACGCGGCGAGGATGATCACGGACCTGTCGCGGGTGGGCCGGTTCGCCGGCCGCCGGGCGCTGCGCGGCACCGGCGGCAACGACCGCATCCGCTACACGGTGATGCACACGATGTCCGGGCTCGGCGTGCACCCGCTGACGCCGCTGGACCGGCTGCACCAGCTCGGGGTGCTGCCGGACCCGCGGGCCCGGCGGCTCCCGTCCTGGGCGTGA
- a CDS encoding ATP-binding protein, giving the protein MDPSPRGRSGGLPSDVTSFVGRRREMAEVRAMLSSSRLTTLTGVGGVGKSRLALRVARGAQRGFRDGAWLVELARLQAPSVLGAAVAASLGLRELSTRDAETVLADYLADKQLLLLLDNCEHVVDECARLVTALLAVSPGLRILATSREPLGAAGEHVWQVPPLSVLDAEDAHERSAPGDVRYEALSLFELRTAAVLPGFAVDSDNLATAARLCQRLEGLPLAIELAAVRMRALSMEQILSRLDDRFRLLTGGSRIDPPHHRTLRATFDWSFDLCSRQEQALWRRMSVFAGGFSLEAAEAVCADEHLPPHEILGCVAGLVDQSLLAREETGSAVRYRLLETVRQYGHQRLRESDGEAALRLRHRDYYLRLAERVEADWFGPRQLEWLEILHAEHPNIQAALEFCLAEPGGARTAQRLAGALWFYWIAHGLLTEGRHWLDKALALDAEPGPERVKALWVNGYIATRQGDNNAALAMLEECQDLAQLLGDDAALVRGLQMTGLAELMHGDHARGVKLLEEALVHHRAAGEPNANLALTMFYLALAVCTRGDLDRAVALCQECRQMCESCGERWSLSRTLWILGLAQWARGEPRPADDNVRESLKIERVLHDPISVALCVEVLGWIAAAGGKPRRAATLFGVSRRLFEPLSEFLFGFAYYLDWHDQAEARARQALGDAGFDDAFRYGRGLDLPAATAYALEEKPKAGRGGGAGSSSPLTRREREIAELVTQGLSNKEIASRLVIAKRTVDAHVEHIFTKLGLNSRNQVAAWMAKQSAHQQNARDGRSG; this is encoded by the coding sequence GTGGACCCATCGCCGCGCGGGAGGTCCGGAGGTCTTCCTTCCGACGTCACCAGCTTCGTGGGGCGTCGGCGGGAGATGGCCGAGGTCAGGGCCATGCTGTCGTCGTCACGGCTGACGACGCTGACCGGGGTGGGCGGAGTGGGCAAGTCCCGGCTCGCGTTGCGCGTGGCCAGGGGCGCGCAGCGGGGTTTCCGCGACGGGGCGTGGCTGGTCGAGCTGGCCCGGCTCCAGGCTCCCTCCGTGCTCGGCGCCGCGGTCGCCGCGTCGCTGGGGCTGCGCGAGCTGTCCACGCGCGACGCCGAAACCGTGCTTGCCGACTACCTGGCAGACAAGCAGCTTCTGCTGCTCCTGGACAACTGCGAGCACGTGGTCGACGAGTGCGCGCGGCTGGTGACCGCTCTGCTGGCGGTGTCTCCCGGCCTGCGCATCCTCGCCACCAGCCGGGAGCCGCTCGGCGCGGCCGGCGAACACGTCTGGCAGGTGCCCCCGCTGTCGGTGCTGGACGCCGAGGACGCCCACGAGCGATCCGCACCGGGCGACGTCCGCTACGAGGCGCTGTCGCTGTTCGAACTGCGGACGGCCGCGGTGCTCCCCGGATTCGCGGTCGATTCCGACAACCTGGCGACGGCGGCCCGGCTGTGCCAGCGGCTGGAAGGACTGCCGCTGGCGATCGAGCTGGCCGCCGTGCGGATGCGTGCACTGTCCATGGAGCAGATCCTCTCGCGCCTGGACGACCGCTTCCGCCTGCTGACCGGAGGCAGCCGCATCGATCCTCCGCACCACCGGACGCTGCGCGCGACCTTCGACTGGAGCTTCGACCTGTGCTCCAGGCAGGAGCAGGCGCTGTGGCGGCGGATGTCGGTGTTCGCCGGGGGCTTCAGCCTCGAGGCCGCCGAAGCGGTCTGCGCGGACGAGCACCTGCCGCCGCACGAGATCCTCGGCTGCGTGGCGGGACTGGTGGACCAGTCCTTGCTGGCGCGCGAGGAAACCGGCTCCGCGGTCCGCTACCGCCTGCTCGAAACGGTGCGCCAGTACGGACACCAGCGGCTGCGCGAATCCGACGGCGAGGCCGCGCTCCGGCTGCGGCACCGCGACTACTACCTGCGCCTGGCGGAGAGGGTCGAGGCCGACTGGTTCGGTCCCCGCCAGCTCGAATGGCTGGAGATCCTGCACGCCGAGCATCCGAACATCCAGGCGGCGCTGGAGTTCTGCCTCGCCGAGCCCGGTGGTGCGCGAACCGCGCAGCGCCTCGCGGGCGCGTTGTGGTTCTACTGGATCGCGCACGGCCTGCTCACCGAGGGGCGGCACTGGCTGGACAAGGCGTTGGCCCTCGACGCGGAGCCCGGTCCCGAGCGGGTCAAGGCGTTGTGGGTCAACGGCTACATCGCCACCAGGCAGGGCGACAACAACGCGGCCCTGGCCATGCTGGAGGAGTGCCAGGACCTCGCCCAGCTCCTCGGCGACGACGCCGCGCTCGTGCGCGGGCTCCAGATGACCGGCCTGGCCGAGCTGATGCACGGCGACCACGCCCGCGGGGTCAAGCTGCTGGAGGAAGCGCTGGTCCACCACCGGGCCGCGGGCGAACCCAACGCCAACCTCGCCCTCACGATGTTCTACCTGGCCCTGGCCGTGTGCACGCGCGGCGACCTGGACCGCGCCGTGGCGCTGTGCCAGGAGTGCAGGCAGATGTGCGAGTCCTGCGGCGAGCGCTGGAGCCTGTCGCGCACCCTCTGGATACTCGGCCTCGCCCAGTGGGCGCGGGGCGAGCCGCGACCGGCCGACGACAACGTGCGCGAGTCGCTGAAGATCGAACGGGTCCTCCACGACCCGATCAGCGTCGCCCTGTGCGTGGAGGTCCTGGGCTGGATCGCGGCGGCCGGGGGCAAGCCGAGACGGGCCGCGACGCTGTTCGGGGTCAGCCGCAGGCTCTTCGAACCGCTCAGCGAGTTCCTCTTCGGGTTCGCCTACTACCTCGACTGGCACGACCAGGCCGAGGCCCGGGCGCGGCAGGCCCTCGGCGACGCCGGATTCGACGACGCCTTCCGGTACGGGCGCGGACTCGATCTCCCCGCGGCGACGGCCTACGCCCTGGAGGAGAAGCCCAAGGCAGGCCGCGGCGGTGGGGCCGGGTCCAGCTCACCGCTGACGCGGCGCGAGCGGGAGATCGCCGAGCTGGTCACCCAGGGCCTGTCCAACAAGGAGATCGCCTCCCGGCTGGTCATCGCCAAGCGCACCGTCGACGCCCACGTGGAGCACATCTTCACCAAGCTCGGACTCAACTCCCGGAACCAGGTCGCGGCTTGGATGGCGAAGC
- a CDS encoding ATP-binding protein, with the protein MSPPTVGNLPLDLTSFVGRRRELADARSLLARSRLLTLTGVGGVGKTRLALQLAGSVGKAFPDGVWWVDLTRLSGPRLLSRAVAEAVEIREHSRRDPLLVLCEHFADRRALLVLDNCETMSDECGSVADALLKQAPELRVLATSRERLNIPAEVLMVVPPLSLPAESGGPGQEQSEGLELFVRRAQSVQAEFRTDSGNRAVVEDICRRLDGLPLAIELAAARVRALSPEQILERLDDPYRLLSGGTAGAEPRHRTLRALIDWSFQLCTEPERLLWMRSSVFAGNFDLEAAEAVCQGDGIAPGSVVDLVTGLIDKSILHREQHGSVSRYRQIETIRQFGRERLAGTGEEQLVRLHHRQHYQRIATRTWSERFGPHQVDWFARLRLDHADLRVALEDCASDPAAASDGLRMAADLLYHWLSSFYLDEGRGWLDDFLALASAPSTTRADALWVNGWLALIQSDFSAAGSMLAEARALATRLGAAEALAYTALFSGMAASFDHDSQAALDLYQEALDRHRTADNPHGVASTLIRSAMAYSHQGDSARAIALAEECLAVCDAAGDVWHKAYALTALGIEVWRQGDIRRAEVLERESLGLNHELDDRLGIVLNLEILALVAETDGRGEHAARLFGILRSLSRSLGVSLRAYTHLADDYDECVRRLRSTLGERGYQALLDEGASLTLEDALHLAAQEEPRPDERSGAGDAPRLTRREREVAELVAQGMSNKEIAAKLMIASRTAESHIEHILVKLGFTSRAQIATWVADRSRLDAE; encoded by the coding sequence GTGTCGCCGCCGACGGTCGGGAACCTTCCCCTTGATCTGACCAGCTTCGTCGGGAGACGACGGGAGCTGGCCGATGCGAGATCGCTGCTGGCGCGCTCGCGCCTGCTGACCCTCACCGGTGTCGGTGGCGTGGGCAAGACCCGGCTGGCGCTCCAACTGGCGGGCAGCGTCGGCAAGGCGTTCCCGGACGGGGTGTGGTGGGTCGACCTCACCAGGCTCTCCGGGCCGCGTCTGCTGTCGCGGGCCGTCGCCGAAGCCGTCGAGATCCGGGAGCACTCCCGTCGGGACCCCCTTCTCGTGCTCTGCGAGCACTTCGCCGACCGGCGCGCCCTGCTCGTGCTGGACAACTGCGAGACGATGTCGGACGAGTGCGGCAGCGTGGCCGACGCGCTGCTCAAGCAGGCGCCGGAGCTGCGCGTGCTGGCGACGAGCCGGGAGCGGCTGAACATCCCCGCCGAAGTGCTCATGGTGGTCCCGCCGCTGTCGCTGCCCGCGGAGTCCGGCGGGCCGGGCCAGGAGCAGTCCGAAGGTCTCGAGCTGTTCGTCAGGCGCGCCCAATCGGTCCAGGCCGAATTCAGGACCGACAGCGGCAACCGCGCGGTGGTGGAGGACATCTGCCGCAGGCTCGACGGCCTGCCGCTGGCGATCGAGCTCGCCGCCGCCCGCGTGCGGGCGCTCTCGCCGGAACAGATCCTGGAGCGGCTCGACGACCCGTACCGGCTGCTCAGCGGCGGGACGGCGGGCGCGGAGCCCCGGCACCGGACCCTGCGGGCGCTGATCGACTGGAGCTTCCAGCTGTGCACCGAGCCCGAGCGGCTGCTCTGGATGCGCTCGTCGGTGTTCGCGGGCAACTTCGACCTGGAGGCGGCCGAGGCGGTGTGCCAGGGCGACGGCATCGCGCCCGGGAGCGTCGTGGACCTGGTCACCGGGCTGATCGACAAGTCCATCCTGCATCGCGAGCAACACGGGAGCGTCTCGCGGTACCGGCAGATCGAGACGATCCGCCAGTTCGGCCGCGAGCGGCTGGCCGGCACCGGGGAGGAGCAGCTCGTGCGGCTGCACCACCGGCAGCACTACCAGCGCATCGCCACCCGCACCTGGTCGGAGCGGTTCGGGCCGCACCAGGTCGACTGGTTCGCCCGGCTGCGGCTGGACCACGCCGACCTGCGGGTCGCGCTCGAGGACTGCGCGTCGGATCCCGCCGCGGCGTCCGACGGGTTGCGCATGGCCGCGGACCTGCTCTACCACTGGCTCAGCAGCTTCTACCTCGACGAGGGCCGGGGCTGGCTGGACGACTTCCTCGCCCTCGCCTCCGCACCGTCCACGACCCGCGCCGACGCGCTGTGGGTCAACGGCTGGCTGGCACTCATCCAGTCCGATTTCAGCGCCGCGGGGTCGATGCTGGCCGAGGCCCGCGCCCTGGCGACGCGACTCGGCGCCGCGGAGGCGCTGGCCTACACCGCCCTGTTCTCCGGCATGGCGGCGAGCTTCGACCACGATTCCCAGGCAGCCCTGGACCTGTACCAGGAGGCCCTCGACAGGCATCGCACCGCGGACAACCCGCACGGGGTCGCCTCGACCCTGATCAGGTCGGCGATGGCCTACTCCCACCAGGGTGACTCCGCGCGAGCCATCGCCCTCGCCGAGGAGTGCCTCGCGGTCTGCGACGCGGCGGGCGACGTGTGGCACAAGGCCTACGCGCTGACCGCGCTCGGCATCGAGGTGTGGCGGCAGGGCGACATCCGGCGGGCGGAGGTGCTGGAGCGGGAGAGCCTCGGGCTCAACCACGAGCTCGACGACCGCCTGGGCATCGTGCTGAACCTCGAGATCCTTGCGCTCGTCGCCGAGACCGACGGCCGCGGCGAACACGCGGCCCGGCTCTTCGGCATCCTGCGATCGCTGAGCCGCTCGCTCGGCGTGTCGCTGCGCGCGTACACCCACCTCGCCGACGACTACGACGAATGCGTGCGACGACTCCGAAGCACTCTGGGCGAGCGGGGCTACCAGGCGTTGCTCGACGAGGGCGCGTCCCTCACCCTCGAAGACGCGCTGCACCTCGCCGCGCAGGAGGAGCCGCGACCCGACGAGCGGTCGGGCGCCGGCGACGCGCCGCGGCTGACCCGGCGTGAACGGGAGGTCGCCGAGCTCGTCGCCCAGGGCATGAGCAACAAGGAGATCGCGGCCAAGCTCATGATCGCCTCGCGCACCGCCGAGAGCCACATCGAGCACATCCTGGTCAAGCTCGGGTTCACCTCGCGCGCCCAGATCGCCACCTGGGTCGCCGACCGCTCGAGGCTGGACGCGGAGTGA
- a CDS encoding TauD/TfdA dioxygenase family protein: protein MNENRFDVRPVSGALGAEVRGVPLDALTDSDFTAVRELLLEHLVLFLPDAAGLEPEAHKAFGRRFGELEVHPFLPKLPGHDELVVLDSEQGARADVWHTDVTFSPSPPIASVLQLVECPPSGGDTMWSNQYLAYEALSAPVRELLDGLTAVHVFEHPNGSFRSEAEHPVVRAHPETGRRSLYVNRMFTRRIPQLTSGESDALLRQLFEVSESPQRVCRYRWVPGAIAVWDNRVTQHYAVNDYTGRRVGRRVTVLGDKPVGEPPRWPHHEAGELSASTSR from the coding sequence ATGAACGAGAACCGTTTCGACGTGCGCCCGGTGTCCGGGGCGCTGGGCGCGGAAGTGCGCGGCGTGCCGCTCGACGCGCTGACCGACTCCGATTTCACCGCAGTGCGGGAACTGCTGCTGGAACACCTCGTGCTGTTCCTCCCCGACGCTGCCGGGCTCGAACCGGAGGCGCACAAGGCGTTCGGCCGCCGTTTCGGCGAGCTGGAGGTGCACCCGTTCCTGCCGAAGCTGCCCGGCCACGACGAGCTGGTGGTGCTGGACTCCGAGCAGGGGGCGCGTGCCGACGTCTGGCACACCGACGTCACGTTCAGCCCCTCCCCGCCGATCGCGTCGGTGCTGCAGCTCGTGGAGTGCCCGCCGTCAGGCGGCGACACGATGTGGAGCAACCAGTACCTGGCCTACGAGGCACTGTCGGCGCCAGTGCGCGAACTGCTCGACGGGCTCACCGCCGTGCACGTCTTCGAGCACCCGAACGGCTCGTTCCGCAGCGAGGCCGAGCATCCCGTGGTGCGCGCGCACCCGGAAACCGGCCGCCGCTCGCTGTACGTCAACCGCATGTTCACCCGCCGCATCCCGCAGCTGACCTCCGGGGAGAGCGACGCGTTGCTACGCCAGTTGTTCGAGGTTTCCGAGAGCCCGCAACGGGTGTGCCGCTACCGCTGGGTCCCCGGCGCGATCGCCGTCTGGGACAACCGGGTCACCCAGCACTACGCGGTCAACGACTACACGGGCCGCCGCGTCGGCCGCCGCGTCACCGTGCTCGGCGACAAGCCCGTCGGTGAACCGCCCCGCTGGCCCCACCACGAGGCGGGTGAGCTGAGCGCGTCCACCAGCCGGTGA
- a CDS encoding prenyltransferase/squalene oxidase repeat-containing protein: MTFLRADRITEAIDEGAEALFAAQREDGVFDYGGASLTSTLGTVGAVCALHFADPGGSADLIGAGVGWLKRTQGADGGWAMVPGEASEAGPTAVASAVLHLVDPRGNAAAVEAGQEWMRGFGGLEAIPHPEVVAWCRQFYGFAGWLDPRGMRRFPLELALLPGLYRKLFDLRAPMVSALGLAQTRHKPLTRLQRTLSELAEPNALAVIRQVYEHEGSTGGWCEDAWVTGLVCAGLARAGLGDDMVDGAVGWFRRMAAPDGSWSSGPLDLTWSMYATAGLVEAGYARDPRLVPVKELFLRLQQDRPFTAFGCPPGFWGWSGSRGWPATLETGEILSALSHLPGADQADAVRRGVTWLTLQQDTRGSWGLCVRNTRVANSGPCPHMTAQAVDGLLDSGVPTEDRRVRRALRWLGKAQRPDGSFESVWYRMHTAGTSAVLQTLAKAGAADGEPAGRARAWLERTRLADGSWGTGDGAPGTVEETGWAVSALLAAGAEPQAVRSGVDWLLEHRLPTGGWPAANVNEYVRHVSRYPNPALAHGLALRALARYRKAVAR; the protein is encoded by the coding sequence ATGACCTTCCTACGCGCCGACCGGATCACCGAGGCGATCGACGAGGGCGCCGAGGCGCTGTTCGCCGCGCAGCGCGAGGACGGGGTGTTCGACTACGGCGGCGCGAGCCTGACCTCGACGCTCGGCACGGTCGGCGCGGTGTGCGCGCTGCACTTCGCCGACCCCGGAGGGTCGGCGGACCTGATCGGGGCAGGCGTCGGCTGGCTCAAGCGCACCCAGGGAGCCGACGGGGGCTGGGCGATGGTGCCCGGCGAGGCGTCCGAGGCCGGGCCGACGGCCGTGGCCTCGGCCGTGCTGCACCTGGTGGACCCGCGCGGCAACGCCGCCGCGGTCGAGGCAGGCCAGGAGTGGATGCGCGGATTCGGTGGCCTGGAAGCGATCCCGCACCCGGAGGTCGTCGCGTGGTGCCGCCAGTTCTACGGGTTCGCGGGCTGGCTCGACCCGCGCGGGATGCGGCGGTTCCCGCTCGAGCTCGCGTTGCTGCCCGGGCTGTACCGGAAGCTGTTCGACCTGCGCGCCCCGATGGTCTCCGCGCTCGGGCTGGCCCAGACGCGGCACAAGCCGCTGACCCGCCTCCAGCGCACGTTGTCGGAACTCGCGGAGCCGAACGCCCTCGCGGTCATCCGGCAGGTCTACGAGCACGAGGGCAGCACGGGTGGCTGGTGCGAGGACGCCTGGGTGACCGGACTGGTCTGCGCCGGGCTCGCGCGCGCCGGCCTGGGTGATGACATGGTCGACGGCGCCGTCGGCTGGTTCCGCCGGATGGCCGCACCCGACGGCTCGTGGTCGAGCGGGCCGCTGGACCTGACGTGGTCGATGTACGCCACCGCCGGCCTGGTCGAAGCGGGCTACGCGCGGGACCCCCGGCTGGTCCCGGTCAAGGAGCTTTTCCTGCGCCTGCAACAGGACCGGCCGTTCACCGCGTTCGGCTGCCCGCCCGGTTTCTGGGGCTGGTCGGGCTCACGGGGCTGGCCCGCGACGCTGGAGACCGGCGAGATCCTGTCCGCGCTGAGCCACCTGCCCGGCGCGGACCAGGCCGATGCGGTGCGCCGCGGCGTCACGTGGCTGACGCTGCAACAGGACACCCGCGGCTCGTGGGGCCTGTGCGTGCGCAACACCAGGGTGGCCAACAGCGGGCCGTGCCCGCACATGACCGCGCAGGCCGTCGACGGGCTGCTGGACTCGGGCGTGCCCACCGAAGACCGCCGCGTGCGCCGGGCGCTGCGCTGGCTGGGCAAGGCGCAGCGACCGGACGGGAGCTTCGAGTCGGTCTGGTACCGCATGCACACCGCGGGCACCTCGGCCGTGCTCCAGACGCTGGCCAAGGCCGGTGCGGCCGACGGCGAACCGGCAGGTCGCGCGCGGGCGTGGCTGGAACGCACGCGGCTGGCCGACGGCTCGTGGGGCACCGGCGACGGTGCGCCCGGGACGGTCGAGGAGACCGGCTGGGCGGTGTCGGCGCTGCTGGCCGCCGGAGCGGAGCCGCAAGCCGTGCGGTCCGGTGTGGACTGGTTGCTGGAGCACCGGCTGCCCACCGGCGGCTGGCCGGCGGCCAACGTCAACGAGTACGTGCGGCACGTCTCCCGGTACCCGAACCCCGCGCTGGCGCACGGTCTCGCGCTCCGGGCCCTCGCCCGCTACCGGAAGGCGGTGGCGCGATGA